The Armatimonas rosea genome includes a window with the following:
- a CDS encoding alpha-L-arabinofuranosidase C-terminal domain-containing protein: MTNLSLLPCLALALLGAQAAPETKPTARIQIDLSAPSKPVSPNLYGIFLEEINHAFDGGLYGELVQNRSFEEGVPPPGMTMIPKPDGTFKMELASLPAGVPKAKWEMPWPWNGNSVWDPKRALIGWSLHNAGGSTGTMQLTEANPMNAASSRSLELTVQKPGVALHNSGYWGIAVKASSAYALRYFVRPGTFRGTIRTELVAESGQVLSSAVSAAVTPGTVWREVMGSLKASATDPKAQLRLRFEGTGTLQLDWVSLFPPTWKSQPNGLRPDLAQYLAGLQPSFIRFPGGCYVEGLSWEMAPDWRKTLGQPTERPGMWGYWQYRSSDGFGFHEYLQLCETLKADALYVAFAGMTVHPENNWPLEKIDPVVQQTLDAIEYAIGPTTSKWGALRAKRGHPKPFPLKYVEIGNEHPPALYGDYYAVFRKAIKAKYPQIQVVMSMFWSGLNQPAINRVGDANIDIVDEHAYRGSGWARSSFDYFDRYPRKGWGIYMGEYAHNQRADFSAALDDSLFLMMMERNGDLVKMASYAPLLANVNKRDWGVNLIEFDSSRSFAHASYYVQKLFRENHPDRSVKTVVTTRPPPDPKAPLMAGKVGLGSWDTSVEFKELRVYDGAGALVHSDNFVDLSAFEAPQSGAWSVKNGVLQQTDQRTSPAMLLLKRPLTTGKLTVKARRVDGREGFLLFFNAENRERFLFGNYGANGNEFSAIQERGVPDDCAFRGGRSTPGGMEKGRWYELSLVFTENRAELFLDGKKVSDARMERLPSFFATAGLRQKESTVIVKATNYSAQPQETELVIEGAMVGEGSGRHAIYQASALSDDNSLEHPTKLVPRETVFPVAGNRIKLTLPAYSVSVVRVPVRGLPSP, encoded by the coding sequence ATGACTAATCTCTCTCTGCTTCCCTGCTTGGCCCTCGCGCTCTTGGGGGCGCAAGCTGCCCCAGAAACGAAGCCCACTGCCCGCATCCAGATTGATCTGAGTGCTCCCTCTAAGCCCGTCTCTCCCAACCTCTATGGGATCTTCTTGGAGGAGATCAACCATGCCTTCGACGGGGGACTCTACGGCGAACTGGTGCAAAACCGCAGCTTTGAAGAGGGGGTGCCGCCGCCGGGAATGACGATGATCCCTAAGCCCGATGGGACGTTTAAGATGGAGCTGGCGAGCTTGCCCGCGGGTGTCCCCAAGGCGAAGTGGGAGATGCCCTGGCCCTGGAACGGCAACTCGGTCTGGGATCCCAAGCGGGCGCTGATTGGGTGGTCACTCCACAATGCAGGGGGGAGCACAGGGACGATGCAGCTCACCGAGGCCAACCCGATGAACGCCGCCTCCAGCCGCTCTCTAGAGCTGACGGTTCAAAAGCCGGGAGTCGCGCTCCACAATAGCGGCTACTGGGGAATCGCGGTCAAGGCCAGCAGCGCCTACGCCCTGCGCTACTTTGTGCGCCCCGGAACCTTCCGTGGCACGATCCGCACGGAGCTGGTTGCCGAGAGTGGCCAAGTGCTCTCGTCGGCGGTGAGCGCGGCTGTCACGCCGGGCACGGTGTGGCGCGAGGTGATGGGCAGCCTCAAGGCAAGTGCCACCGACCCGAAGGCGCAGCTTCGCCTGCGCTTCGAGGGCACGGGGACGCTCCAGCTTGACTGGGTCTCGCTCTTTCCCCCGACCTGGAAGAGCCAGCCCAATGGCCTGCGCCCCGACCTCGCGCAGTACTTAGCGGGGCTTCAGCCGAGCTTTATTCGCTTCCCTGGGGGCTGCTATGTCGAAGGCCTCTCCTGGGAGATGGCCCCGGACTGGCGCAAGACCCTCGGTCAGCCCACGGAGCGCCCGGGTATGTGGGGCTACTGGCAGTACCGCTCCAGCGATGGCTTCGGCTTCCATGAGTATCTTCAGCTCTGTGAGACCCTCAAGGCCGATGCGCTCTATGTGGCTTTTGCGGGGATGACGGTTCACCCGGAGAACAACTGGCCGCTGGAGAAGATCGACCCCGTGGTGCAGCAGACCCTCGATGCCATCGAGTACGCGATCGGGCCGACCACGAGCAAGTGGGGCGCCCTCCGGGCCAAGCGCGGCCACCCTAAGCCCTTTCCTCTGAAGTATGTGGAGATCGGCAATGAGCACCCACCCGCTCTCTACGGCGACTACTACGCGGTCTTTCGCAAGGCGATCAAGGCGAAGTACCCGCAGATCCAAGTCGTGATGTCCATGTTCTGGAGCGGCCTCAACCAGCCTGCCATAAACCGCGTCGGCGATGCCAATATTGATATTGTGGACGAGCACGCCTACCGCGGCTCCGGGTGGGCACGCAGCAGTTTTGACTACTTCGACCGCTACCCGCGCAAGGGCTGGGGCATCTACATGGGCGAGTACGCCCACAACCAGCGCGCCGACTTCAGCGCCGCCCTCGATGACTCTCTCTTCCTGATGATGATGGAGCGCAACGGGGACCTGGTCAAGATGGCGAGCTACGCGCCGCTGCTAGCCAATGTCAACAAGCGCGACTGGGGCGTTAATTTAATCGAGTTTGACAGCTCCCGCAGCTTTGCCCATGCCTCCTACTATGTCCAGAAGCTCTTTCGGGAGAACCACCCGGATCGTAGCGTCAAGACCGTTGTCACGACCCGTCCCCCCCCCGATCCCAAGGCACCCCTGATGGCCGGCAAGGTCGGGCTGGGCTCCTGGGACACGTCGGTTGAGTTCAAAGAGCTGCGGGTCTACGACGGCGCGGGGGCTCTGGTCCACAGCGATAACTTTGTCGATCTCTCCGCTTTCGAGGCTCCTCAGAGCGGCGCTTGGTCGGTGAAAAACGGGGTTCTGCAGCAGACCGACCAGCGCACCTCTCCGGCGATGCTCCTGCTCAAGCGCCCCCTCACCACGGGCAAGCTCACGGTCAAGGCGCGGCGTGTCGATGGCCGCGAGGGCTTTCTGCTCTTCTTCAACGCAGAAAACCGGGAGCGCTTTCTGTTTGGAAACTATGGTGCAAATGGCAATGAGTTTAGCGCGATCCAGGAGCGTGGCGTGCCGGACGACTGCGCCTTTCGTGGGGGACGGAGCACACCAGGCGGCATGGAAAAGGGGCGCTGGTACGAGCTGAGCCTGGTCTTTACCGAGAACCGCGCCGAGCTGTTTCTCGATGGCAAGAAGGTCTCCGATGCCCGTATGGAGAGGCTCCCGAGCTTCTTTGCAACCGCGGGCCTACGCCAGAAAGAGAGCACGGTGATCGTCAAGGCAACCAACTATAGTGCGCAGCCACAAGAGACGGAGCTTGTCATCGAGGGCGCGATGGTTGGGGAGGGGAGCGGTCGGCACGCTATCTACCAGGCCAGCGCCCTCAGTGACGACAACTCGCTAGAGCACCCCACCAAGCTTGTGCCACGTGAGACAGTGTTTCCCGTAGCAGGCAATCGCATCAAGCTCACCCTACCTGCTTACTCGGTGAGTGTGGTTCGTGTACCGGTTCGAGGACTGCCCTCCCCTTGA
- a CDS encoding RNA recognition motif domain-containing protein, with translation MRIFVGGMPYTTNSEGLRALFADKGEVTEANVVTDRMSGDSKGFGFVEMPNNAEAQAAINSLNGYSMGGRSLSVNEARPREESGSRGGGNRGGGNRW, from the coding sequence ATGCGTATTTTTGTTGGCGGAATGCCTTACACCACGAATTCTGAGGGTCTGCGTGCCCTTTTTGCCGATAAGGGCGAAGTTACCGAAGCGAACGTCGTTACCGACCGTATGTCCGGTGATTCCAAGGGCTTTGGCTTTGTCGAGATGCCCAACAACGCTGAGGCACAGGCTGCTATCAATAGCCTGAACGGCTACAGCATGGGCGGACGCAGTCTCTCTGTCAACGAGGCTCGTCCTCGTGAGGAATCGGGCTCCCGTGGCGGTGGAAACCGTGGCGGCGGGAATCGCTGGTAA
- the trhA gene encoding PAQR family membrane homeostasis protein TrhA, whose product MKRDTRPLRRKSPVRLKDPFSALSHAVGALLGIVGLVLLLVWSHGKPWHTTAFSIYGATLILLFVSSALYHSLSVSEKVENILYGLDRTGIYLLIAGTYTPLCLIPLRGVWGWTLLGIIWGLAIIGIIVDWATQCKAPHWLQGVLFVLMGWVFLIAIGPMLKTMTLAQLAWLGAGGLIYSLGAGICVKYPKPTPGRAFDYHDFWHLLVLIASACHFVLMSLL is encoded by the coding sequence ATGAAGCGCGACACCCGCCCCCTGCGCCGCAAGAGTCCGGTGCGCCTTAAAGATCCCTTCTCCGCGCTCTCCCATGCCGTCGGAGCTCTCTTAGGGATTGTTGGCCTGGTCCTCCTCTTGGTTTGGTCACACGGGAAACCCTGGCACACCACAGCGTTCTCCATCTATGGCGCAACCCTGATTCTGCTCTTTGTCAGCAGTGCGCTCTACCACAGCCTGAGTGTCTCTGAGAAAGTGGAGAATATCCTCTACGGTTTAGACCGCACGGGCATCTACTTACTGATTGCCGGGACGTACACCCCTCTGTGCCTCATCCCTCTACGTGGGGTCTGGGGCTGGACCCTGCTTGGGATCATCTGGGGGCTTGCCATTATCGGGATCATCGTGGACTGGGCTACCCAGTGCAAGGCACCCCACTGGCTCCAAGGTGTTCTCTTCGTCTTGATGGGCTGGGTCTTTCTGATCGCCATTGGCCCCATGCTCAAGACCATGACCCTCGCGCAGCTGGCCTGGCTCGGGGCAGGGGGGCTGATCTACAGCCTCGGTGCGGGCATCTGTGTCAAGTATCCCAAGCCGACCCCGGGGAGGGCCTTCGATTACCATGATTTCTGGCATCTCCTGGTGCTGATTGCCAGCGCCTGCCACTTTGTTCTAATGAGCCTGCTGTAG